AGCTCTGGCCGAAGCAAGGATGATTGCCGGGAGCGGACCTTTCTGCAGCTCTTTACAGATGTTTAAAACTCTTTCCGGGTCTGCAGCGAAATTGTCGTCGGCAAGGTGAATGATCCATGCTCCATATTCTTCTACCAGTTCACGTATTTCCCCGACAACTCTCGATGGAGAAAAAGGCCTCCATCTTTTTCCGCTGAACCTTGTTGTTTCACAAAATTTGCAGGAGTGTGGACAGCCTCGGCTTGTTTCCAGGAGAAAAACCCCCTCCGGATCCGGCATCAAGTCTCTTGCCGGTTTTTCAAGGCAATCGAGTGGGAGAACAGGTTGCTGGGGTTTCCCCTTGATTGTACCGCTGTTGCCGTAACAGATAATGCCTTTTGTTCCGGGCACAATACCATTCTCAATTACTTGGAGCAGTGTTTTTTCCCCTTCGCCGTAAACAATTGCGCTTGCACCAGCAGCAAGAAGGGGTTCTGGATTCATCGATGCTCCGTGGCCTCCGGCGATGATGGTTGGTTGAGCGGGCGTGTTTTCAGTGTCTGTTTTTAAAGAGCTGACAAAACTGCAGGCCGATTTAACGGACTCCTGACTCATAACGGTTATTCCGACGATGTCAGGGCTTTCGTCAAGCACCTTCTTAATGGCCTCATCGCAAGTCAGGCTCGTTGCATCGATAAGTGTAACGTCCGCAATGTGCCTGACAGCAGCGGCCAGTACTGCAAGGCTGAATGTACCGAAATTGAATCGCGATATTTCAGGTGGTTTTATCAGCACTAAGCGTTTTTTCATAGCCTTGAATGGTTGACGGCAGATAAGCGAGCAGTCTTTCGGGATCGTTTTTGCGCAAGGTATCGACCAGTCTCCACGCTCCGTGAGACTCGATAAGGGTATAGGCGCACTGCAGCGGCAATGGTGCGCCATTACCCGAACCGAACATTTCGGATACAGCAAAACAGGGGCCTCCGCACAAAGGTGCTGCCCAACATTGTTTGCAGGCACTGCGTTCATTCCATGGCCGCCCGGGACCGTT
This genomic window from Prosthecochloris marina contains:
- a CDS encoding B12-binding domain-containing radical SAM protein codes for the protein MKKRLVLIKPPEISRFNFGTFSLAVLAAAVRHIADVTLIDATSLTCDEAIKKVLDESPDIVGITVMSQESVKSACSFVSSLKTDTENTPAQPTIIAGGHGASMNPEPLLAAGASAIVYGEGEKTLLQVIENGIVPGTKGIICYGNSGTIKGKPQQPVLPLDCLEKPARDLMPDPEGVFLLETSRGCPHSCKFCETTRFSGKRWRPFSPSRVVGEIRELVEEYGAWIIHLADDNFAADPERVLNICKELQKGPLPAIILASARADDLLAHPSLLKEMSDARIRRITVGIETLDPSAAKKAGKAISLDTYREVFRKMRAYDIFSIASFIVGLPGETPVARQKNIAFALFAAPDTAHFLPFLPLPGTPYAKGRTIGLPDPEDVRDSAVFNNTFRKHHTTVTRLKRAVGKGGIRGLFAEKVLQKSKEHIPYP